AGGAGGTTGTATTATGACAAAAAAATTTATTATCGCGTTATTAATTCTTGTCATGAGCGTAAATGTCTGCTTTGCTGCTGATTCAAACAAGAGTGATTCACTCTTTCAAGCTGCTTTGCTGCAGTCCTTAATGTCGGGAGTCTATGACGGCTTTATAACTGTTAAAGAAGTCAAGAATTACGGCGATATAGGAATCGGGACATTTCAGAGCGTCAACGGTGAATTAATAATGCTTGACGGCGAAATCTACCAGGCTTTATGGGACGGCAGCGTAAAAATTGCTGATGACTCCGAGACTGTGCCATTTTGCAACGTTACATTTTTTGATTCTGATATAACACGCGAGAATGTCAGTGCGGAAAATATAGCCGAGCTTAAATCAAAACTTGATGAGATTGTTAATTCACACGGTAAGAATCAATTTTACATGGCAAAAATTTCGGGTGAATTTAATTCTATTCTCGTTCGCAGTGAGTTAGCCCAGCAAAAACCGTATAAGCCCCTTGACGCAGCACTAAAGACAGATCAGCGAGAATTCACTTATAAAAATATTTCCGGAGTCCTCGTTGCTTTGTATTGTCCTGCTTATATGAACGGTCTTAATACTCCCGGCTGGCACTTGCATTTTATCTCGAATGACAGGACAAAGGGCGGCCATGTTCTTGAGCTTGAGACAAATTCATGCAAGGTCGAACTTGATATTATGAGCGGCTTTAATATGATTTTACCGGATAATGCTGGCTTTAACGATAAAGATTTAGCTGTTGAGATGGGTTCACGCATTAAAGAAGTCGAGGGCGGAAAATAATTTTTGCTTACTCAAGTTTATTTGCTTGATATTAGCGGGCATTTAAATTACCCAGTTACAAAATATCTTGATTATTTACCAGTTGAACGCCGCGAGTCGATTCTGCGTTATAAATTTTTACCGGATCAAAATCGGACTTTATGGGCTGAATTACTAGCAAAAAAATTAATTGCCGGTTTACTTGCTAGAAATTTTCAAGATATAACTATCAAACGAGACTCAAGCGGGAGGCCATACCACGAAAATATTTGCTTCAGCCTCTCGCACTGTTCTAACTGGGTCGCTTGTTCAATCGGAGATAATATTAACGGAGTCGATATTGAAATTATTTCACGCCGGGCGAGTCTCAAAATTTCCAAACGTTTTTATTTGCAAAGTGAGCATAATACTATAAAATTTTTGCATGATAACGGCCAAGACTGGGAGCGAAAATTTTTTGAATACTGGACTCTCAAAGAAAGCTGCTTAAAGTGTTTAAATCTTAATAACTGGGCTGAAGTCGACTGCGAGAAATTATTATCATGTAATCACGAAATAGCCGGGAGAAATTTTTTCTTGAATGATTTAGTGATTGCCTGCTGTTCAAAACGTGAATATCTGCCTAATAATATAATAATCTTAGAAGGAGGGAATAATTTTATAAATGGGTAAATATTTTTTCAGGCGCGTATTAGTGAGTCTTCTCACACTCTTTGTAGTAATAACTATTACATTTTTTATGATGCAAGCCATCCCCGGAGGCCCATTCACTGAAGAGAAAGCAATCCCCGATTTTGTTATTGAAAAAAT
The Synergistaceae bacterium genome window above contains:
- the budA gene encoding acetolactate decarboxylase, producing the protein MTKKFIIALLILVMSVNVCFAADSNKSDSLFQAALLQSLMSGVYDGFITVKEVKNYGDIGIGTFQSVNGELIMLDGEIYQALWDGSVKIADDSETVPFCNVTFFDSDITRENVSAENIAELKSKLDEIVNSHGKNQFYMAKISGEFNSILVRSELAQQKPYKPLDAALKTDQREFTYKNISGVLVALYCPAYMNGLNTPGWHLHFISNDRTKGGHVLELETNSCKVELDIMSGFNMILPDNAGFNDKDLAVEMGSRIKEVEGGK
- a CDS encoding 4'-phosphopantetheinyl transferase superfamily protein is translated as MLTQVYLLDISGHLNYPVTKYLDYLPVERRESILRYKFLPDQNRTLWAELLAKKLIAGLLARNFQDITIKRDSSGRPYHENICFSLSHCSNWVACSIGDNINGVDIEIISRRASLKISKRFYLQSEHNTIKFLHDNGQDWERKFFEYWTLKESCLKCLNLNNWAEVDCEKLLSCNHEIAGRNFFLNDLVIACCSKREYLPNNIIILEGGNNFING